A section of the Tamandua tetradactyla isolate mTamTet1 chromosome 4, mTamTet1.pri, whole genome shotgun sequence genome encodes:
- the SYT2 gene encoding synaptotagmin-2 isoform X1: MRNIFKRNQEPIVAPATTTATMPVGPVDNSTESGGAGENQEDMFAKIKERFFNEINKIPLPPWALIAIAVVAGLLILTCCFCICKKCCCKKRKNKKEKGKGMKNAMNLKDMKGGQDDDDAETGLTEGEGEGEEEKEPENLGKLQFSLDYDFQANQLTVGVLQAAELPALDMGGTSDPYVKVFLLPDKKKKYETKVHRKTLNPAFNETFTFKVPYQELGGKTLVMAIYDFDRFSKHDIIGEVKVPMNTVDLGQPIEEWRDLQGGEKEEPEKLGDICTSLRYVPTAGKLTVCILEAKNLKKMDVGGLSDPYVKIHLMQNGKRLKKKKTTVKKKTLNPYFNESFSFEIPFEQIQKVQVVVTVLDYDKLGKNEAIGKIFVGSNATGTELRHWSDMLANPRRPIAQWHSLKPEEEVDALLGKNK; this comes from the exons ATGAGGAACATCTTCAAGAGGAACCAGGAGCCCATAGTGGCTCctgccaccaccactgccacgATGCCGGTTGGGCCTGTGGACAACTCCACCGAAAGTGGGGGTGCTGGGGAGAACCAGGAGGACATGTTCGCCAAGATCAAGGAGAGGTTCTTCAATGAAATCAACAAGATTCCCC TACCGCCGTGGGCACTGATAGCCATTGCTGTGGTCGCTGGACTCCTGATCCTCACCTGCTGCTTCTGCATCTGCAAGAAGTGTTGCTGCAAGAAGAGGAAGAACAAGAAGGAAAAGGGCAAAGGCATGAAGAATGCCATGAACCTGAAGGACATGAAAGGGGGTCAG GATGATGATGACGCAGAGACAGGCTTGACTGAAGGAGAAGgtgaaggagaggaggagaaagagccaGAGAACCTGGGCAAACTACAGTTTTCCTTGGACTATGATTTCCAGGCCAACCAG CTAACTGTGGGCGTTCTACAGGCTGCCGAGCTGCCTGCCTTAGACATGGGAGGCACCTCAGACCCTTATGTCAAAGTCTTCCTCCTTccagacaagaagaagaaatacgagACCAAAGTCCATCGGAAGACACTGAATCCTGCCTTCAATGAAACTTTCACCTTCAAG GTGCCATACCAGGAGCTGGGGGGCAAAACCCTGGTGATGGCCATCTATGACTTTGACCGCTTCTCCAAACATGACATCATCGGAGAGGTAAAGGTGCCTATGAACACTGTGGACCTCGGCCAGCCCATCGAGGAGTGGAGAGACCTGCAAGgcggggagaaggaggag CCGGAGAAGCTGGGAGACATCTGCACCTCCCTGCGCTACGTGCCCACGGCCGGGAAGCTCACTGTCTGCATCCTGGAGGCCAAGAACCTGAAGAAGATGGACGTGGGCGGCCTTTCAG ACCCTTACGTGAAGATCCACCTGATGCAGAACGGCAAGAGGCTCAAGAAGAAGAAGACGACGGTGAAGAAGAAGACCCTGAACCCCTACTTTAACGAGTCCTTCAGCTTTGAGATCCCCTTTGAGCAGATTCAG AAAGTCCAGGTCGTGGTCACCGTGCTGGACTATGACAAGCTGGGCAAGAACGAAGCCATTGGCAAGATTTTCGTGGGCAGCAATGCCACAGGCACGGAGCTGAGGCACTGGTCCGACATGCTGGCCAACCCCCGGAGGCCCATTGCCCAGTGGCACTCGCTCAAGCCCGAGGAGGAGGTGGATGCACTTCTGGGCAAGAACAAGTAG
- the SYT2 gene encoding synaptotagmin-2 isoform X2, with the protein MMSSRFIHVVTVPPWALIAIAVVAGLLILTCCFCICKKCCCKKRKNKKEKGKGMKNAMNLKDMKGGQDDDDAETGLTEGEGEGEEEKEPENLGKLQFSLDYDFQANQLTVGVLQAAELPALDMGGTSDPYVKVFLLPDKKKKYETKVHRKTLNPAFNETFTFKVPYQELGGKTLVMAIYDFDRFSKHDIIGEVKVPMNTVDLGQPIEEWRDLQGGEKEEPEKLGDICTSLRYVPTAGKLTVCILEAKNLKKMDVGGLSDPYVKIHLMQNGKRLKKKKTTVKKKTLNPYFNESFSFEIPFEQIQKVQVVVTVLDYDKLGKNEAIGKIFVGSNATGTELRHWSDMLANPRRPIAQWHSLKPEEEVDALLGKNK; encoded by the exons atgatgtcttcaaggtttatacATGTTGTCACAG TACCGCCGTGGGCACTGATAGCCATTGCTGTGGTCGCTGGACTCCTGATCCTCACCTGCTGCTTCTGCATCTGCAAGAAGTGTTGCTGCAAGAAGAGGAAGAACAAGAAGGAAAAGGGCAAAGGCATGAAGAATGCCATGAACCTGAAGGACATGAAAGGGGGTCAG GATGATGATGACGCAGAGACAGGCTTGACTGAAGGAGAAGgtgaaggagaggaggagaaagagccaGAGAACCTGGGCAAACTACAGTTTTCCTTGGACTATGATTTCCAGGCCAACCAG CTAACTGTGGGCGTTCTACAGGCTGCCGAGCTGCCTGCCTTAGACATGGGAGGCACCTCAGACCCTTATGTCAAAGTCTTCCTCCTTccagacaagaagaagaaatacgagACCAAAGTCCATCGGAAGACACTGAATCCTGCCTTCAATGAAACTTTCACCTTCAAG GTGCCATACCAGGAGCTGGGGGGCAAAACCCTGGTGATGGCCATCTATGACTTTGACCGCTTCTCCAAACATGACATCATCGGAGAGGTAAAGGTGCCTATGAACACTGTGGACCTCGGCCAGCCCATCGAGGAGTGGAGAGACCTGCAAGgcggggagaaggaggag CCGGAGAAGCTGGGAGACATCTGCACCTCCCTGCGCTACGTGCCCACGGCCGGGAAGCTCACTGTCTGCATCCTGGAGGCCAAGAACCTGAAGAAGATGGACGTGGGCGGCCTTTCAG ACCCTTACGTGAAGATCCACCTGATGCAGAACGGCAAGAGGCTCAAGAAGAAGAAGACGACGGTGAAGAAGAAGACCCTGAACCCCTACTTTAACGAGTCCTTCAGCTTTGAGATCCCCTTTGAGCAGATTCAG AAAGTCCAGGTCGTGGTCACCGTGCTGGACTATGACAAGCTGGGCAAGAACGAAGCCATTGGCAAGATTTTCGTGGGCAGCAATGCCACAGGCACGGAGCTGAGGCACTGGTCCGACATGCTGGCCAACCCCCGGAGGCCCATTGCCCAGTGGCACTCGCTCAAGCCCGAGGAGGAGGTGGATGCACTTCTGGGCAAGAACAAGTAG